One window from the genome of Euwallacea similis isolate ESF13 chromosome 36, ESF131.1, whole genome shotgun sequence encodes:
- the LOC136418592 gene encoding uncharacterized protein, translating into MASAEELRKLNVARRTCKAQLTMFDRFIESFDLDNELNSNETDRLVERLNRLDDIFDKFDAAQSELELHATDYDEELNERDEFERRFCDLKAAGKGLLNKFSKADRSAKCSNANESMPPSPLAGVKLPVISLPTFSGDYKDWLGFRDTYVSLIHNNHSLNQIQKFHYLRASLQGVASQVLETLEFTDNNYDVAWTTLSERYNNTRVLVHMHMKALLEIESVDRESAHKLRDLIDNVGKNLRTLSALGQKTEHWSDLIACLVGSKLDRVTERHWEEAKGNKKEVPSWKSLREFLTNRADMLAAIERQRGSTKTEKNAGFKHNKPGHFGKDCRAKHCTKCTTKHHTLLHFESSRGQEAISHSEENLEHRVSLSALSSENHVFLSTALVEVRSAGGACLKVRALLDSGSQSNFISSSLCKRLKIKMDKFEMLVGGLGLKASEITHSCNVEVCARRRGYQASLKCLVLPRITGFIPGAVVDVSRLNIPSNITLADPEFNRPGPIDLLIGSELFYRLLCVGQISLGPNSPILQKTRFGWVVSGAMMQAGICSTVCNLSVNSRHGGREIEFDLKRFWEVEENFAETKTWSAEELSCEEHFQRTHRRSSDGRFVVAIPFKHPVTELGNSKEKALQRFLSLERKLSKDQGMKDEYCKFIREYLSLGHMSRVLDEDDSVVYYMPHHPVIKSESCTTKLRVVFDCSMPSSTGKSLNELQMVGPVIQPDLFDILIRFREFRFVVSADIAKMYRQVLVEPKQRALQRILWRESPSAPVEAFELNTVTYAEECELDVASIIKSSFYVNDFLHSVNSIEEGVSVCSRVSAALSGGGFKLRKWISNEPAILGSVSQGSEDFQVLDFNGDDRAKILELTWQYSSDIAACSRFDPQCLAPIMGDLPQERLTVGRVFSVVGADYMGPLHIRDRKGRGSRLSKCYVSVFICFATKALHLELVSDLSSESFLLAFRRFVARRGRPSHVYSDNGTNFVGANWELSELGSFLIKESRNLVDSCAREGVQWHFIPAQSPHFGGLWEAGVKSVKHHLKRVAGNANLTFEQLITLLAQIEAILNSRPLSPMSQDPNDLTPLSPAHFLIGRSTTELPDPDLQHVPANRLSVFQRIQLIKQHFWKRWSKEYISELQQRVKWKTQQQDVQEGVLVLVKEDNFPPSKWRMGRIVVVHPGRDGVNRVATIRTSSGLVKRSFSKICPLPVETVVEDAPSASRRGAC; encoded by the exons ATGGCATCCGCAGAGGAACTTAGAAAGTTAAACGTGGCTAGGAGGACATGCAAGGCCCAACTTACTATGTTTGACAGATTTATCGAAAGCTTTGATTTggataatgaattaaatagTAATGAAACTGATCGCCTAGTAGAAAGACTCAATAGATTAGATGATATTTTCGATAAGTTTGATGCAGCCCAAAGTGAGTTGGAGCTACACGCTACTGACTATGATGAAGAATTAAATGAACGGGATGAATTTGAAAGACGCTTCTGTGACCTAAAGGCTGCAGGCAAAggtttattaaacaaatttagtaaGGCCGATAGATCGGCAAAATGCAGCAATGCAAATGAATCGATGCCTCCTAGTCCCTTAGCCGGCGTCAAGTTGCCAGTTATTTCGTTACCCACCTTTTCTGGTGATTATAAAGATTGGCTAGGTTTTCGGGATACCTATGTAAGCTTGATACACAATAACCACTCgttaaatcaaattcaaaaattccattacttGCGGGCGTCGTTGCAAGGTGTGGCATCCCAGGTTCTGGAAACTCTGGAATTTACGGATAATAACTATGATGTCGCATGGACAACCTTAAGCGAGCGATACAATAACACGCGAGTACTTGTACATATGCACATGAAGGCGTTACTCGAGATAGAATCGGTAGATAGGGAATCGGCTCATAAACTGAGGGATTTAATTGATAATGTAGGGAAAAATCTAAGGACGTTATCGGCGTTGGGTCAAAAAACTGAACACTGGAGTGATTTGATAGCCTGTCTCGTAGGTAGCAAGCTGGATCGAGTAACGGAAAGGCATTGGGAAGAGGCGAAGGGCAACAAGAAAGAGGTTCCCTCGTGGAAATCCTTGCGAGAGTTCCTAACAAATAGGGCAGACATGCTAGCCGCAATCGAGCGTCAAAGGGGCAGCACTAAGACAGAGAAAAATGCGGGATTCAAACACAATAAG cCAGGGCATTTCGGAAAAGATTGTCGCGCAAAGCATTGTACCAAGTGTACGACTAAGCACCACACCTTGTTGCACTTTGAATCTAGTAGGGGGCAAGAGGCGATCTCCCATTCGGAGGAGAATTTGGAACATAGGGTTTCGTTGTCTGCACTAAGTTCGGAAAACCATGTCTTTCTGTCTACAGCTTTGGTAGAAGTTCGCAGTGCCGGGGGAGCGTGCTTGAAAGTACGCGCGCTTTTGGATTCGGGAAGTCAGTCGAATTTCATTAGCTCTTCGTTGTGTAAAAGGCTAAAGATAAAGAtggacaaatttgaaatgctAGTCGGAGGATTGGGTTTAAAGGCGTCGGAAATAACACACAGTTGCAACGTCGAGGTGTGTGCCCGACGCAGGGGTTACCAAGcttctttgaaatgtttagtcTTGCCCAGGATTACCGGATTCATTCCTGGTGCCGTTGTGGATGTCAGTCGATTAAACATTCCTTCCAACATTACATTGGCGGATCCAGAATTCAATAGGCCTGGTCCCATAGACCTTTTAATAGGTAGCGAATTGTTTTATAGATTGTTGTGTGTTGGTCAAATTAGTCTTGGTCCGAATAGCCCCATCCTGCAGAAAACTAGGTTCGGCTGGGTCGTCTCCGGAGCGATGATGCAGGCTGGCATCTGCAGCACAGTCTGTAACTTGAGCGTCAATTCGAGGCATGGTGGCCGTGAAATCGAATTTGACTTGAaaaggttttgggaagttGAAGAGAACTTTGCTGAGACCAAGACCTGGTCGGCTGAGGAGCTTTCATGTGAGGAGCATTTCCAAAGAACGCATAGGCGTTCGTCCGACGGTCGTTTCGTTGTTGCTATCCCCTTCAAGCATCCTGTCACTGAGCTAGGTAATTCAAAGGAGAAGGCTCTCCAAAGGTTTTTGTCGTTGGAGCGTAAGCTCAGTAAGGATCAAGGGATGAAGgatgaatattgcaaattcaTTCGTGAATATTTGAGCCTGGGGCACATGTCTCGAGTGCTTGATGAGGATGATAGTGTCGTCTACTACATGCCTCATCATCCTGTGATCAAATCGGAAAGCTGCACTACTAAATTAAGGGTTGTATTTGATTGTAGCATGCCTTCTTCAACAGGCAAATCCCTTAATGAGTTGCAAATGGTTGGTCCTGTCATCCAGCCCGATTTGTTCGACATTTTGATTCGTTTTCGTGAATTTCGTTTTGTAGTATCGGCGGATATCGCCAAGATGTATAGGCAAGTATTAGTTGAGCCTAAGCAACGAGCGTTGCAAAGAATTCTTTGGAGGGAATCGCCCTCAGCCCCTGTCGAGGCTTTCGAATTAAACACCGTAACATACG CCGAGGAGTGCGAACTTGATGTAGCatctataataaaatcgtcGTTTTATGTCAATGACTTCCTTCACTCAGTAAATTCGATTGAGGAAGGAGTCAGCGTTTGTAGCAGGGTTTCGGCCGCATTGTCGGGCGGTGGATTCAAGTTGAGAAAATGGATTTCCAACGAACCTGCAATTTTGGGCTCCGTAAGTCAAGGAAGCGAGGACTTCCAGGTGCTAGACTTCAATGGTGATGATAGGGCTAAGATTTTAGAGTTGACATGGCAGTATTCGTCGGACATCGCTGCTTGTTCGCGATTCGATCCTCAATGTTTAGCGCCTATCATGGGTGACCTTCCACAAGAGCGCTTAACTGTTGGACGCGTATTTTCAGTGGTAGGAGCGGACTACATGGGTCCTCTCCATATCAGGGATAGAAAGGGTCGCGGCTCGAGGTTGTCCAAGTGCTACGTAAGcgtttttatatgctttgcaACGAAGGCTCTGCATTTGGAATTAGTGTCTGATCTCAGTAGTGAGTCGTTTTTGCTCGCTTTTCGTCGGTTTGTGGCTCGGCGTGGACGGCCTAGTCATGTTTACTCGGATAATGGCACAAATTTCGTTGGTGCCAATTGGGAACTGTCAGAGCTCGGCAGtttcttaattaaagaatCTCGCAATTTGGTCGATTCATGTGCTCGAGAAGGTGTGCAGTGGCACTTCATACCCGCCCAATCACCTCACTTCGGAGGTCTTTGGGAGGCTGGTGTCAAATCGGTAAAACACCACCTGAAGAGAGTGGCGGGAAATGCCAACTTAACGTTCGAACAATTGATCACTTTATTAGCACAAATCGAAGCGATTCTCAATTCCCGTCCTCTTTCTCCCATGTCTCAAGATCCCAATGACCTAACTCCCTTATCACCCGCTCACTTCCTGATTGGAAGAAGCACCACGGAGCTGCCCGACCCAGACCTGCAACATGTTCCTGCAAATCGGCTGTCTGTATTCCAAAGAATCCAATTAATCAAGCAGCACTTTTGGAAGCGATGGAGCAAGGAATACATCAGCGAACTTCAGCAGAGGGTGAAATGGAAAACGCAGCAGCAAGACGTCCAAGAAGGAGTGCTTGTACTCGTCAAGGAAGACAACTTTCCTCCCTCAAAATGGCGCATGGGACGAATTGTAGTAGTACATCCTGGCCGGGACGGAGTGAACCGTGTAGCTACCATAAGAACTTCCAGTGGTCTGGTGAAACGCTCGTTTAGTAAGATATGTCCCTTGCCGGTAGAGACTGTCGTTGAAGACGCTCCAAGCGCTTCAAGGCGGGGGGcatgttaa
- the LOC136418591 gene encoding uncharacterized protein produces the protein MEHFDRYLNDLQQAAAGRHGKLILMGDFNAKSPDWGASIEDARGGVLLQMVGALEMVALDTGEPTFSCIDVTFVSLGLVNHALYWQILENEPCSPHKYICFEIGSISARKTRLSGCYKPDKQKFVQAFGDLLERRPEVNGGKEISKVMKDAFRAACAENRNVATGQSNPYWWTEQVEQKRKNCLKARRRAIHARGNPNVADVEKEASWQRYKDAKKSLHKEISSRKKASWTELCTRLDEDIWGDGYKIVMRKLKPGNPFELTAKRKSEVAEHLFPRGPGHIPAKIMPVVFVPFSQEEVKAAACKLKNAVAPEPDGLGAEAVKYRVEAYPETWLRVLN, from the coding sequence ATGGAGCACTTCGATCGATATTTGAACGACTTGCAACAAGCGGCTGCCGGCCGACAcggtaaattaattttaatgggcGATTTTAATGCCAAATCTCCGGACTGGGGTGCATCGATTGAAGATGCCAGGGGCGGGGTGCTGTTACAGATGGTGGGAGCCCTAGAAATGGTGGCTCTCGACACGGGAGAACCCACGTTCTCGTGCATCGATGTCACATTCGTGAGTCTGGGACTTGTAAATCACGCACTTTATTGGCAAATCCTAGAAAATGAGCCATGTTCGCCGCATAAATACATATGTTTCGAAATTGGCAGCATATCGGCGCGAAAAACTCGATTGTCTGGTTGTTACAAGCCAGACAAGCAGAAATTCGTGCAAGCCTTCGGAGATCTACTGGAACGTCGTCCCGAAGTGAACGGCGGAAAAGAGATTTCCAAGGTCATGAAAGACGCTTTTCGGGCGGCGTGCGCGGAAAACCGCAACGTCGCAACAGGACAGTCGAATCCGTACTGGTGGACGGAACAAGTCGAACAAAAGAGAAAGAATTGCCTGAAAGCCAGACGTCGTGCGATTCACGCACGCGGAAATCCGAATGTCGCGGATGTCGAAAAGGAGGCGTCGTGGCAACGGTACAAAGACGCGAAAAAGTCCCTCCACAAGGAGATAAGCTCGCGGAAAAAAGCGAGCTGGACCGAATTGTGCACGAGACTCGACGAGGATATCTGGGGAGACGGCTATAAGATCGTCATGAGAAAGCTCAAACCCGGAAATCCTTTCGAATTGACGGCCAAAAGAAAATCAGAAGTCGCGGAACACCTTTTTCCGAGGGGCCCCGGCCACATTCCGGCAAAGATAATGCCAGTCGTTTTCGTGCCTTTCTCGCAGGAAGAGGTAAAAGCGGCTGCTTGCAAATTAAAGAACGCAGTAGCCCCGGAACCCGACGGTCTGGGGGCGGAAGCGGTCAAATATAGAGTCGAAGCGTACCCGGAAACGTGGCTTCGAGTGCTAAACTAA
- the LOC136418590 gene encoding myosin-2 heavy chain-like: MIGRLAKEVTKLNNLVKNNVNTKNEIKEVALSLKLQTERLNSKKIRNLMEKWTETEKEIKGKIAIRCQTDCTDKLEEGIIGKIGQIKNDKTYVELIETDWPTTTYRKTKIKYGNPLLPENIEDIIIMIDNSSGIDRGLKKSLVQEHPPLMGKISQGKLEGGKIIQITNRIEDGDDTEEKILWVAEIPNKEKDEMSRSEYVLRLKNIVGKIGSKVESKSKEKIGIGIEGVTNETIIRKILEDLLRNTNLEASIYRKRERKSITGQEESEIERNSDRWYNEMIEIRTEEEEGNETYANAVKNMKNKINIKNYYLKIARQETTKRGFLKLKITSRDQRNIEKLKQDMKKELDGKAKVQEIVKKKQLTVRDITREINEEDIKEAIGKNNENVNQKEQEIKVEIMAKENKNGMRYAYIETSEEMGIRLLNERRIEIKWNRCRILEKISPSRCNNCVKIGHRMNECGEKVGAERKCLRCNRPGHTAKECRETPFCVSCGEEGHRTDSMDICLMSESKKGKMGDEWIRNREGAVAIKICNGRIKASKAIEGERGFVGVEVKGVTIYSCYFSPNKKTTEFEKYLEELKRKLKQNRKNAIVAGDFNAKNIIWNASKTEERGKIMEEFMAEMDMIVCNRGDKPTFETTTASSIIDITMASNNGKWKVRDWTVGEEENLSDHNNVYYILERETLNTETKKKLKTEKIRWRINEKSKHKFQEKLRMVFDKNIDEARKKCIRAKRASCRTNERREETEENRNRKRKIYKEQKRELKKMIRKSKNNEWKKLCQEINENPWGQGYKIALKKIKKFENLEMNIEEENEVIEELFPKREEENWAIGRSDGTVIEELKLLINAMFLEGRNLMALIRANRNTKREIKQSARKIQGFTDKLYEGEQIFLKQAANIGVPKKSVSIASIGTQTIGTANPQSREISVQTGEESAVEQLPSEHSYQAWKQCESRTWSNTVFATTSVVIGNPLEDNLPEETKVVFVEQDDREMTESIQSQFKSRHPELAELDDFDVLEQVVKIKSKKADKSSGQRIIKVNVPIKERDIFEKMAKLKGEFGYEKMLALHHDLHDPLEDVRGKNALSIQTKNFVTYAIVVNKQKESAAETIRKINTSLGGNNSRDKIKTIKTNGEGNLVITLDKDDTALEKIGRDIEKSLGKESVRLLKERKEKASIFIRGMDAAVSKQEVFKGLKSVVPELKETDVAIGKMRPYAKSEEAVTVRLPEEHAEKILRSRLRVGLVRCKLERHLKIERCTRCWAYDHVTSSCNGPDRRKCCFRCGKPDHWGKNCPKKEEDCTCVLCKVKGHWPRSSKCSKFREALNGARAAKRTKQQRRDFLKRRETAVDNDTTITEDR; this comes from the exons GAGACAGATTGGCCAACTACGACCTacagaaaaacgaaaataaaatatggaaatccGCTACTACCTGAAAACATTGAGGACATTATAATTATGATCGATAATTCTTCTGGCATTGACAGAGGGTTAAAGAAATCTTTAGTACAGGAACATCCCCCCTTGATGGGTAAAATATCACAAGGGAAATTGGAAGGCGGgaaaattatacaaataaCAAACAGGATTGAGGACGGTGACGATACggaggaaaaaatattgtggGTCGCAGAAATACCAAATAAAGAAAAggatgaaatgagtagaagcGAATACGTATTGagacttaaaaatattgttgggAAAATAGGAAGCAAGGTCGAAAGTAAAAGcaaggaaaaaattggaatagGAATAGAAGGGGTGACAAATGAAAccataataagaaaaatcttaGAAGATTTACTAAGAAATACGAATCTGGAAGCGAGTATATACAGAAAGCGAGAAAGAAAAAGCATCACTGGACAGGAAGAAAGtgaaatagaaagaaattCGGATAGATGGTATAATGAAATGATAGAGATAAGAACAGAAGAAGAAGAGGGAAACGAAACTTATGCAAATgcagtaaaaaatatgaagaacaaaataaacataaagaACTACTACCTAAAAATAGCGAGGCAAGAGACAACAAAAAGAGGAttcttaaagttaaaaataactagCAGAGATCaaagaaatatagaaaaattgaaacaggACATGAAAAAAGAACTAGACGGAAAGGCCAAAGTGCAGGAAatagtaaagaaaaaacaactCACAGTTAGAGATATAACAAGAGAAATAAATGAGGAAGACATAAAGGAGGCAATTGGCAAAAACAACGAAAACGTGAACCAAAAGGAACAGGaaataaaagttgaaataatggcgaaagaaaacaaaaacggAATGAGGTATGCATACATTGAAACGTCAGAAGAAATGGGTATTAGACTGCTGAATGAACGAAGAATAGAGATAAAATGGAATAGATGTAGAATTCTGGAGAAAATATCACCGAGTAGATGCAATAACTGTGTGAAAATAGGACACAGAATGAACGAATGCGGGGAGAAAGTCGGTGCGGAAAGGAAATGTTTAAGATGCAACAGACCGGGACATACAGCAAAAGAATGTAGGGAAACCCCCTTTTGTGTATCATGCGGAGAAGAAGGACACAGGACGGATAGTATGG aTATCTGCCTAATGTCTGAATCAAAAAAGGGGAAAATGGGGGATGAATGGATAAGGAATAGAGAGGGGGCAGTGGCAATAAAAATCTGTAATGGAAGAATTAAAGCGAGTAAAGCGATAGAGGGAGAGAGGGGGTTTGTTGGGGTGGAGGTTAAGGGGGTGACAATATACTCCTGCTACTTTtcaccaaataaaaaaacaactgaatttgaaaaatacttgGAAGAGCTTAAGAGaaaactgaaacaaaataGAAAGAATGCAATAGTAGCAGGAGACTTTAATGCCAAGAATATAATATGGAACGCGAGTAAGACGGAAGAAAGGGGAAAAATTATGGAGGAATTTATGGCGGAAATGGATATGATAGTGTGCAATAGAGGAGATAAGCCAACTTTTGAAACAACAACAGCGAGTTCAATAATAGATATTACAATGGCGTCAAATAACGGAAAGTGGAAGGTAAGGGACTGGACAGTGGGGGAAGAAGAGAACCTGAGTGATCATAATAATGTTTACTACATACTAGAAAGAGAGACACTAAATACAGAAACgaaaaagaaactgaaaacAGAGAAGATAAGATGGAGGATTAACGAAAAAAGTAAGCATAAATTCCAGGAGAAACTAAGAATGGTATTCGACAAG AACATAGATGAAGCCAGGAAAAAGTGCATTAGAGCAAAAAGAGCCAGTTGCAGAACGAATGAAAGGAGGGAGGAAACAGAAGAAAATCGAAACAGAAAAAGGAAGATCTATAAAGAACAGAAAAgagaactgaaaaaaatgattagaaaatcaaaaaacaatgAATGGAAGAAACTTTGTCAGGAAATAAACGAAAATCCATGGGGGCAAGGATATAAaatagcattaaaaaaaataaagaagtttgaaaatttggaaatgaaTATAGAGGAAGAAAATGAAGTAATAGAGGAACTGTTTCCGAAGAGGGAAGAAGAAAATTGGGCGATCGGGAGAAGCGACGGCACG GTGATCGAGGAGCTTAAGCTCCTCATCAACGCCATGTTCCTCGAAGGGAGGAACCTAATGGCTCTTATTAGGGCCAATAGAAATACCAAGCGCGAGATTAAGCAATCGGCGCGGAAAATCCAGGGCTTTACCGATAAGCTGTATGAGGGGGAACAAATCTTCCTCAAGCAAGCAGCAAATATCGGTGTGCCAAAAAAATCGGTCTCGATAGCATCCATCGGGACCCAAACGATCGGCACGGCTAATCCGCAATCGCGCGAGATTAGCGTCCAAACGGGCGAAGAATCGGCGGTCGAGCAACTCCCGTCAGAACATTCGTACCAGGCCTGGAAGCAATGCGAATCCAGGACTTGGTCAAACACCGTGTTTGCGACTACTTCGGTGGTAATCGGGAACCCTCTGGAAGACAATCTCCCAGAGGAAACAAAAGTCGTCTTCGTCGAACAAGACGACCGCGAAATGACTGAGAGTATTCAGTCACAATTTAAAAGCCGCCACCCGGAACTCGCGGAATTGGATGATTTTGACGTCCTCGAGCAGGTCGTGAAgatcaaatcaaaaaaagCGGATAAATCCTCAGGACAGAGGATCATCAAAGTTAACGTCCCGATCAAAGAAAGGgatattttcgagaaaatgGCCAAATTAAAGGGCGAATTCGGCTACGAAAAAATGCTAGCGCTACATCAC GATCTTCACGACCCGCTCGAAGACGTCAGAGGGAAAAACGCCCTCTCAATCCAAACGAAAAACTTTGTGACGTACGCGATCGTCGTAAACAAGCAAAAAGAAAGCGCGGCGGAgacaataagaaaaataaacacgtCCCTCGGCGGAAACAATAGCAGGGACAAAATCAAGACCATCAAAACGAACGGCGAGGGTAATCTAGTCATTACCTTGGACAAAGATGATACGGCGCTGGAGAAAATCGGCAGGGATATCGAGAAGTCCCTCGGGAAAGAAAGCGTCCGTCTCCTCAAGGAACGTAAAGAGAAGGCCTCGATCTTCATCAGGGGCATGGACGCCGCAGTCTCTAAACAAGAGGTTTTCAAGGGACTCAAATCGGTAGTCCCGGAACTTAAAGAGACGGACGTCGCGATCGGGAAAATGCGCCCGTACGCGAAATCCGAGGAAGCGGTCACCGTGCGACTCCCGGAAGAGCACGCGGAAAAAATCCTCAGGAGTCGTCTTCGAGTGGGACTCGTGAGGTGCAAGCTGGAGCGGCACCTCAAAATCGAACGGTGTACGAGATGCTGGGCGTACGACCACGTGACGTCCAGCTGCAACGGTCCTGACCGCAGGAAATGTTGCTTCCGGTGCGGAAAACCGGACCATTGGGGAAAAAACTGTCCCAAAAAAGAGGAGGATTGCACATGCGTCCTCTGCAAGGTAAAGGGGCACTGGCCGAGGAGCAGCAAGTGCTCCAAATTCCGCGAAGCACTTAACGGCGCGCGAGCAGCTAAGAGGACCAAACAACAACGTCGGGACTTCCTAAAACGGCGCGAAACGGCCGTGGACAACGATACGACGATCACGGAAGatcgttaa